The Impatiens glandulifera chromosome 3, dImpGla2.1, whole genome shotgun sequence genome contains a region encoding:
- the LOC124931820 gene encoding rust resistance kinase Lr10-like, whose amino-acid sequence MVRFDAANTLEDMMTYEKPVRFTPRQLRAFTNNYSTILGSGGFGKVYLGKHLNGVPCAVKVLQRNLDRKTEEQFKAEVITVGRTYHVNLVRLYGFCYDRNESALVYEFMKNGSLDKYLFCNNNNNNQAIGSWEILYEIALGTAKGMAYLHEECRHRIIHYDIKPANILLDDNFSPKVADFGLAKLCNRDQTHVTMTGYRGTPGYSAPEFLLHNFPISYKCDVYSFGMLLFEILGRRKNTKVGDTSSLDWFPSCVWEKYEKGELEELIISCGIEEAQRERAQRLANVALWCVQDSPQVRPRMSVVVKMLEGGVEILPPPKPFGFMFSVRANAINSSMNNDSKSMTSSGEEDSNWYYKNTREAPIEFESEIQIDNGANQV is encoded by the coding sequence ATGGTCAGATTTGACGCTGCTAACACCTTGGAGGACATGATGACCTATGAGAAGCCTGTTAGATTCACTCCAAGACAACTAAGGGCTTTCACCAATAATTACTCTACAATTCTAGGATCCGGAGGATTTGGCAAGGTTTACCTTGGAAAACATCTTAATGGAGTTCCTTGTGCTGTCAAGGTGCTTCAAAGAAACCTCGATAGAAAAACAGAGGAACAGTTCAAGGCCGAGGTTATCACTGTAGGTCGGACCTACCATGTAAACCTCGTAAGGTTGTATGGGTTTTGCTACGACAGGAATGAGAGCGCCCTGGTCTACGAGTTCATGAAGAATGGATCGTTGGACAAGTATTTGTTCTGtaataataacaacaacaatcaaGCCATTGGGTCGTGGGAAATATTGTATGAAATAGCTCTCGGAACTGCAAAGGGGATGGCCTACTTACACGAAGAATGTCGGCATAGGATCATCCATTATGACATAAAGCCTGCAAACATACTTCTCGACGACAACTTCTCTCCCAAGGTTGCAGATTTTGGTCTTGCAAAATTATGCAATAGAGATCAAACCCATGTCACTATGACCGGATACAGAGGCACCCCCGGATACTCTGCACCCGAGTTTCTCCTTCACAACTTTCCCATCTCTTACAAGTGCGATGTTTATAGCTTTGGGATGTTGTTATTCGAGATATTAGGGCGAAGGAAGAACACAAAGGTGGGTGACACTAGTAGCTTGGATTGGTTCCCGAGTTGTGTGTGGGAGAAGTATGAGAAAGGAGAATTGGAAGAGCTTATAATTTCATGTGGGATTGAAGAGGCCCAGAGAGAACGTGCTCAGAGGTTGGCCAATGTGGCTTTGTGGTGCGTCCAGGACTCCCCCCAAGTAAGGCCTAGGATGAGCGTCGTGGTGAAAATGTTGGAGGGAGGAGTCGAAATCTTGCCCCCTCCAAAGCCCTTTGGTTTTATGTTCTCTGTGAGGGCAAATGCGATCAATTCTTCGATGAATAATGATTCCAAAAGTATGACAAGCAGCGGAGAAGAAGATTCAAATTGGTATTATAAGAACACAAGAGAGGCACCAATCGAGTTTGAATCCGAGATACAAATAGATAACGGAGCCAATCAAGTTTGA